The proteins below are encoded in one region of Lactuca sativa cultivar Salinas chromosome 3, Lsat_Salinas_v11, whole genome shotgun sequence:
- the LOC111919142 gene encoding DNA repair protein RAD5B isoform X2 translates to MEKSPIDIEDDAKSSKPIVSIDLTLSPPSKPIKTEDAMAIDTPGFPVKRTITSTGGTRITTTPMIKEEEQEGKDCYIGDDGCSKAKKPRMSFSEFLDATNTKVLSENDPRYLAFVKKERMDESEPVLDVEPISVSNKAGFNQNSQNVSVKSEQVDESETKPQVKPIPVKKELDGFQVGKQEQKPKLVQPISSMPQSLYSLHLKREREGVTDDKKLNPILIENGDFEEEPDWLLVGRTAITGVSTTKGRKLEDNEIVHFAFPNIDSRSKSSYWTNSRAAIAASGIVRFSTKRSGEIGRLPMEWSKCLIPLVNSKKVKVLGRCVAAPVCLSMMQEIMLYISFYIHHSIFSEDGKSSWKLESSSNIDSTLYPLLTLFKLLKKNPFQKAEFTPEELDSRKKATLEADINEAASSLPVVKRQKGGEPLLLEPNKDAQILSESSLNKLVGAADMYNLEEMDPPTTLRCDLRPYQKQALYWMTESEKGVDVEKAEETLHPCWAAYNICDERATAIYVNIFSGEATTKFPKATQTAIGGILADAMGLGKTVMTISLILSRTGKETLEIQEKKDSIKSRNNNESFSKRPKGGTLIVCPMALLSQWKYSENSIFHKVDWYRVVLDEAHTIKSSKSQCAQAAFALSAYCRWCLTGTPLQNNLEDLYSLLCFLRVEPWCNWAWWNKLIQKPYENDDKRGLKLVKAILRPLMLRRTKDTKDKEGRPILVLPPTDIQVIECEQSEAERDFYDALFKRSKVQFDQFVAQGKVLHNYANILELLLRLRQCCNHPFLVMSRGDTQQFSDLNKLAKRFLDINSDSSAPNPSKAYIEEVVTDLKKGENTECPICLESADDPVLTPCAHRMCRECLLSSWRSPIQGLCPICRQNLRKTDLITCPTESKFRVDVEKNWKESSKVLKLLECLESIRGKGFGEKSIVFSQWTSFLDLLEIPLKRRKIGFLRFDGSLSQKNREKTLKEFNETSDKMVLLMSLKAGGVGLNLTAASNVFLMDPWWNPAVEEQAIMRIHRIGQKRTVCVRRFIVKETVEERMQQVQARKQRMIAGALTDEEVRSARLEELKMLFR, encoded by the exons ATGGAGAAATCACCCATTGATATAGAAGACGATGCAAAGAGCAGCAAACCCATCGTTTCAATTGATCTCACTCTTTCACCCCCTTCAAAACCCATAAAAACCGAAGACGCCATGGCCATCGATACGCCGGGATTTCCTGTCAAACGGACGATTACAAGCACAGGCGGGACTCGAATCACGACAACTCCGATGATCAAAGAGGAAGAACAAGAAGGTAAGGATTGTTACATTGGCGATGATGGCTGTAGTAAGGCAAAAAAACCTAGAATGTCTTTTTCTGAGTTTCTCGATGCAACCAATACTAAGGTTTTATCGGAAAACGATCCCCGGTATCTTGCTTTTGTTAAGAAAGAAAGAATGGATGAATCTGAACCGGTCCTTGATGTGGAACCTATTTCTGTTTCCAACAAAGCTGGTTTTAATCAGAACTCCCAAAACGTATCTGTTAAATCAGAACAAGTTGATGAATCTGAAACCAAACCTCAAGTAAAACCGATCCCTGTAAAGAAAGAGTTGGATGGATTTCAAGTGGGCAAACAAGAACAAAAACCAAAGTTGGTTCAACCGATTTCATCGATGCCTCAATCTCTATACAGTTTACATTTGAAGAGGGAGAGGGAAGGAGTTACGGATGATAAGAAGCTGAATCCAATACTAATAGAAAACGGGGATTTCGAAGAAGAACCTGATTGGTTGCTGGTCGGAAGAACCGCCATTACTGGTGTATCGACTACAAAAGGGAGGAAACTCGAAGACAACGAAATCGTCCACTTTGCTTTTCCTAATATCGATTCAAGAAGTAAGAGTAGCTACTGGACCAATTCACGAGCTGCAATTGCTGCTTCTGGGATAGTAAGATTCTCTACAAAACGATCCGGAGAG ATTGGGCGTCTTCCAATGGAGTGGTCAAAGTGCTTAATTCCACTTGTTAATTCAAAAAAGGTGAAAGTTCTTGGCAGATGTGTAGCTGCACCTGTGTGTCTCTCAATGATGCAAGAGATCATGCTTTATATTAG TTTTTATATTCATCATTCAATCTTTAGTGAAGATGGAAAGTCTTCATGGAAGCTGGAATCCTCTTCAAACATCGACTCAACACTTTATCCTCTCTTGACTTTGTTTAAGTTGTTGAAAAAGAATCCATTTCAAAAG GCTGAATTCACACCAGAGGAGCTTGATTCTCGTAAAAAAGCAACACTTGAA GCTGATATAAATGAAGCTGCATCATCACTTCCTGTTGTAAAAAGACAAAAAGGTGGAGAACCATTGCTTTTAGAACCCAATAAAGATGCTCAAATTCTTTCTGAATCATCTTTAAACAAGCTTGTTGGAGCTGCTGACATGTACAATTTGGAg GAAATGGATCCTCCAACTACCCTTAGATGTGATTTAAGGCCATACCAGAAGCAAGCTCTTTATTGGATGACAGAATCAGAGAAAGGTGTTGATGTTGAGAAAGCAGAAGAGACACTTCATCCATGTTGGGCTGCATATAATATATGTGATGA AAGGGCCACTGCAATTTATGTGAATATTTTCTCTGGGGAAGCAACTACTAAATTCCCAAAAGCAACACAAACAGCCATTGGAGGG ATATTAGCAGATGCAATGGGACTTGGTAAAACTGTGATGACAATTTCTTTAATCCTTTCAAGAACAGGAaaagaaaccctagaaattcaaGAAAAAAAAGATTCCATAAAAAGTAGAAATAATAATGAAAGCTTCTCAAAAAGACCAAAAGGTGGAACACTCATTGTTTGTCCTATGGCTTTGTTGAGTCAATGGAAG TACTCAGAGAATAGCATTTTTCATAAAGTGGATTGGTATAGAGTGGTGTTAGATGAAGCTCACACTATCAAGTCTTCAAAAAGTCAATGTGCTCAAGCTGCTTTTGCCTTGTCAGCATATTGTCGTTGGTGTTTAACTGGTACCCCTCTTCAG AACAATTTGGAAGATCTTTACAGTCTTCTGTGTTTCTTACGTGTTGAGCCATGGTGCAATTGGGCATG GTGGAACAAGTTAATTCAGAAGCCATATGAGAATGATGATAAAAGAGGGCTAAAGCTTGTAAAAGCCATTTTAAGGCCACTCATGCTTAGAAGAACAAAAGACACAAAGGATAAAGAAGGAAG GCCCATTCTTGTTCTTCCACCAACAGACATACAAGTGATTGAATGCGAACAATCAGAAGCTGAACGTGATTTCTATGATGCTTTATTCAAGAGATCCAAA GTCCAATTCGATCAATTTGTAGCACAAGGCAAAGTTCTTCACAATTACGCTAACATTCTCGAGCTTCTACTCAGATTACGACAATGCTGCAATCACCCTTTTCTAGTTATGAG CCGAGGCGACACCCAACAATTTTCGGATCTAAACAAACTCGCAAAACGATTTCTCGATATAAATTCCGATTCTTCTGCTCCAAATCCAAGTAAAGCATACATCGAAGAAGTAGTCACCGATTTAAAAAAAGGCGAAAACACCGAATGCCCAATTTGTCTAGAATCAGCAGACGACCCTGTTCTTACACCATGTGCGCATCGGATGTGTCGGGAGTGTCTTTTATCAAGCTGGAGAAGCCCAATTCAAGGTTTATGTCCGATTTGTCGGCAAAATTTGAGAAAAACTGACCTGATTACATGCCCTACTGAGAGTAAATTTAGGGTTGATGTTGAGAAGAATTGGAAAGAATCTTCGAAGGTTTTGAAGCTTCTGGAATGTTTGGAGAGTATAAGGGGAAAAGGATTTGGAGAAAAAAGTATTGTTTTTAGTCAATGGACTTCGTTTTTGGATCTTTTGGAGATTCCATTGAAGAGGAGAAAGATTGGGTTTTTGAGATTTGATGGGAGTTTATCACAGAAGAACAGAGAaaagactttgaaggagtttaatGAGACTTCAGATAAAATG GTATTGTTAATGTCGTTAAAAGCCGGTGGGGTTGGATTGAATTTGACAGCAGCTTCTAATGTTTTCCTTATG GATCCATGGTGGAATCCTGCGGTGGAGGAGCAGGCGATTATGAGAATTCATCGTATTGGTCAAAAGCGAACTGTTTGTGTTAGAAGATTTATTGTCAAG GAAACGGTGGAGGAAAGAATGCAACAAGTTCAGGCGAGGAAGCAACGGATGATTGCGGGAGCTCTTACTGATGAAGAAGTTCGGTCAGCTCGACTTGAAGAACTCAAGATGCTTTTTAgataa
- the LOC111919142 gene encoding DNA repair protein RAD5B isoform X1, translating to MEKSPIDIEDDAKSSKPIVSIDLTLSPPSKPIKTEDAMAIDTPGFPVKRTITSTGGTRITTTPMIKEEEQEGKDCYIGDDGCSKAKKPRMSFSEFLDATNTKVLSENDPRYLAFVKKERMDESEPVLDVEPISVSNKAGFNQNSQNVSVKSEQVDESETKPQVKPIPVKKELDGFQVGKQEQKPKLVQPISSMPQSLYSLHLKREREGVTDDKKLNPILIENGDFEEEPDWLLVGRTAITGVSTTKGRKLEDNEIVHFAFPNIDSRSKSSYWTNSRAAIAASGIVRFSTKRSGEIGRLPMEWSKCLIPLVNSKKVKVLGRCVAAPVCLSMMQEIMLYISFYIHHSIFSEDGKSSWKLESSSNIDSTLYPLLTLFKLLKKNPFQKAEFTPEELDSRKKATLEADINEAASSLPVVKRQKGGEPLLLEPNKDAQILSESSLNKLVGAADMYNLEEMDPPTTLRCDLRPYQKQALYWMTESEKGVDVEKAEETLHPCWAAYNICDERATAIYVNIFSGEATTKFPKATQTAIGGILADAMGLGKTVMTISLILSRTGKETLEIQEKKDSIKSRNNNESFSKRPKGGTLIVCPMALLSQWKDELETHSTPNSLSVFVHYGGERSNDPKVIAEPTVVLTTYGVLSASYKTYSENSIFHKVDWYRVVLDEAHTIKSSKSQCAQAAFALSAYCRWCLTGTPLQNNLEDLYSLLCFLRVEPWCNWAWWNKLIQKPYENDDKRGLKLVKAILRPLMLRRTKDTKDKEGRPILVLPPTDIQVIECEQSEAERDFYDALFKRSKVQFDQFVAQGKVLHNYANILELLLRLRQCCNHPFLVMSRGDTQQFSDLNKLAKRFLDINSDSSAPNPSKAYIEEVVTDLKKGENTECPICLESADDPVLTPCAHRMCRECLLSSWRSPIQGLCPICRQNLRKTDLITCPTESKFRVDVEKNWKESSKVLKLLECLESIRGKGFGEKSIVFSQWTSFLDLLEIPLKRRKIGFLRFDGSLSQKNREKTLKEFNETSDKMVLLMSLKAGGVGLNLTAASNVFLMDPWWNPAVEEQAIMRIHRIGQKRTVCVRRFIVKETVEERMQQVQARKQRMIAGALTDEEVRSARLEELKMLFR from the exons ATGGAGAAATCACCCATTGATATAGAAGACGATGCAAAGAGCAGCAAACCCATCGTTTCAATTGATCTCACTCTTTCACCCCCTTCAAAACCCATAAAAACCGAAGACGCCATGGCCATCGATACGCCGGGATTTCCTGTCAAACGGACGATTACAAGCACAGGCGGGACTCGAATCACGACAACTCCGATGATCAAAGAGGAAGAACAAGAAGGTAAGGATTGTTACATTGGCGATGATGGCTGTAGTAAGGCAAAAAAACCTAGAATGTCTTTTTCTGAGTTTCTCGATGCAACCAATACTAAGGTTTTATCGGAAAACGATCCCCGGTATCTTGCTTTTGTTAAGAAAGAAAGAATGGATGAATCTGAACCGGTCCTTGATGTGGAACCTATTTCTGTTTCCAACAAAGCTGGTTTTAATCAGAACTCCCAAAACGTATCTGTTAAATCAGAACAAGTTGATGAATCTGAAACCAAACCTCAAGTAAAACCGATCCCTGTAAAGAAAGAGTTGGATGGATTTCAAGTGGGCAAACAAGAACAAAAACCAAAGTTGGTTCAACCGATTTCATCGATGCCTCAATCTCTATACAGTTTACATTTGAAGAGGGAGAGGGAAGGAGTTACGGATGATAAGAAGCTGAATCCAATACTAATAGAAAACGGGGATTTCGAAGAAGAACCTGATTGGTTGCTGGTCGGAAGAACCGCCATTACTGGTGTATCGACTACAAAAGGGAGGAAACTCGAAGACAACGAAATCGTCCACTTTGCTTTTCCTAATATCGATTCAAGAAGTAAGAGTAGCTACTGGACCAATTCACGAGCTGCAATTGCTGCTTCTGGGATAGTAAGATTCTCTACAAAACGATCCGGAGAG ATTGGGCGTCTTCCAATGGAGTGGTCAAAGTGCTTAATTCCACTTGTTAATTCAAAAAAGGTGAAAGTTCTTGGCAGATGTGTAGCTGCACCTGTGTGTCTCTCAATGATGCAAGAGATCATGCTTTATATTAG TTTTTATATTCATCATTCAATCTTTAGTGAAGATGGAAAGTCTTCATGGAAGCTGGAATCCTCTTCAAACATCGACTCAACACTTTATCCTCTCTTGACTTTGTTTAAGTTGTTGAAAAAGAATCCATTTCAAAAG GCTGAATTCACACCAGAGGAGCTTGATTCTCGTAAAAAAGCAACACTTGAA GCTGATATAAATGAAGCTGCATCATCACTTCCTGTTGTAAAAAGACAAAAAGGTGGAGAACCATTGCTTTTAGAACCCAATAAAGATGCTCAAATTCTTTCTGAATCATCTTTAAACAAGCTTGTTGGAGCTGCTGACATGTACAATTTGGAg GAAATGGATCCTCCAACTACCCTTAGATGTGATTTAAGGCCATACCAGAAGCAAGCTCTTTATTGGATGACAGAATCAGAGAAAGGTGTTGATGTTGAGAAAGCAGAAGAGACACTTCATCCATGTTGGGCTGCATATAATATATGTGATGA AAGGGCCACTGCAATTTATGTGAATATTTTCTCTGGGGAAGCAACTACTAAATTCCCAAAAGCAACACAAACAGCCATTGGAGGG ATATTAGCAGATGCAATGGGACTTGGTAAAACTGTGATGACAATTTCTTTAATCCTTTCAAGAACAGGAaaagaaaccctagaaattcaaGAAAAAAAAGATTCCATAAAAAGTAGAAATAATAATGAAAGCTTCTCAAAAAGACCAAAAGGTGGAACACTCATTGTTTGTCCTATGGCTTTGTTGAGTCAATGGAAG GATGAGCTGGAAACTCATTCAACACCAAACAGTTTATCTGTTTTTGTTCATTATGGAGGAGAGAGAAGCAATGATCCAAAAGTGATAGCTGAACCTACTGTTGTTTTAACAACTTATGGTGTTCTTTCTGCATCTTATAAAACT TACTCAGAGAATAGCATTTTTCATAAAGTGGATTGGTATAGAGTGGTGTTAGATGAAGCTCACACTATCAAGTCTTCAAAAAGTCAATGTGCTCAAGCTGCTTTTGCCTTGTCAGCATATTGTCGTTGGTGTTTAACTGGTACCCCTCTTCAG AACAATTTGGAAGATCTTTACAGTCTTCTGTGTTTCTTACGTGTTGAGCCATGGTGCAATTGGGCATG GTGGAACAAGTTAATTCAGAAGCCATATGAGAATGATGATAAAAGAGGGCTAAAGCTTGTAAAAGCCATTTTAAGGCCACTCATGCTTAGAAGAACAAAAGACACAAAGGATAAAGAAGGAAG GCCCATTCTTGTTCTTCCACCAACAGACATACAAGTGATTGAATGCGAACAATCAGAAGCTGAACGTGATTTCTATGATGCTTTATTCAAGAGATCCAAA GTCCAATTCGATCAATTTGTAGCACAAGGCAAAGTTCTTCACAATTACGCTAACATTCTCGAGCTTCTACTCAGATTACGACAATGCTGCAATCACCCTTTTCTAGTTATGAG CCGAGGCGACACCCAACAATTTTCGGATCTAAACAAACTCGCAAAACGATTTCTCGATATAAATTCCGATTCTTCTGCTCCAAATCCAAGTAAAGCATACATCGAAGAAGTAGTCACCGATTTAAAAAAAGGCGAAAACACCGAATGCCCAATTTGTCTAGAATCAGCAGACGACCCTGTTCTTACACCATGTGCGCATCGGATGTGTCGGGAGTGTCTTTTATCAAGCTGGAGAAGCCCAATTCAAGGTTTATGTCCGATTTGTCGGCAAAATTTGAGAAAAACTGACCTGATTACATGCCCTACTGAGAGTAAATTTAGGGTTGATGTTGAGAAGAATTGGAAAGAATCTTCGAAGGTTTTGAAGCTTCTGGAATGTTTGGAGAGTATAAGGGGAAAAGGATTTGGAGAAAAAAGTATTGTTTTTAGTCAATGGACTTCGTTTTTGGATCTTTTGGAGATTCCATTGAAGAGGAGAAAGATTGGGTTTTTGAGATTTGATGGGAGTTTATCACAGAAGAACAGAGAaaagactttgaaggagtttaatGAGACTTCAGATAAAATG GTATTGTTAATGTCGTTAAAAGCCGGTGGGGTTGGATTGAATTTGACAGCAGCTTCTAATGTTTTCCTTATG GATCCATGGTGGAATCCTGCGGTGGAGGAGCAGGCGATTATGAGAATTCATCGTATTGGTCAAAAGCGAACTGTTTGTGTTAGAAGATTTATTGTCAAG GAAACGGTGGAGGAAAGAATGCAACAAGTTCAGGCGAGGAAGCAACGGATGATTGCGGGAGCTCTTACTGATGAAGAAGTTCGGTCAGCTCGACTTGAAGAACTCAAGATGCTTTTTAgataa